The sequence ATGTCATCACCTGCCCAGCCCGACGTCCCCATCTGGACCACGGTGCAGGAGCTTCTGGTCGATGACGATCGTGTCACTCCCCAGCTGCAGGGATTTCTGAGTCTGGCCGTCCCGGCCGGCGTCATGTCCGCGACGCTCTATCTCGAGGTGCCGAACGATCTCACCGCCGCGCAGATCAACAAGCGCCTGCGGCTGCCGATCATGGAGGCGCTCTCGCACATCGGCGAGGAAGTGACCTCATATCGGGTCGTGGTCAATCACGAGCTGGCCGAGCAGCAGGCGGCGCCGATCGCGGTGGGCGATTTCGGGCGACACGAGCAGGTCCGTGTGGAGTCGCCGATGGAGCAGCCGACACAGTTGCGCCATGAATCACGGCTCAATCCGAAGTACACCTTCGACAACTTCGTGATCGGCCAGTCGAACCGCTTCGCCCACGCGGCCGCCGTCGCCGTGGCCGAAGCCCCCGCGAAGGCCTACAACCCGCTGTTCATCTACGGCGACTCCGGCCTCGGGAAGACGCACCTCCTCCATGCGATCGGTGACTACGCGCAGTCCCTCTACGCCGGGGTCAAGGTTCGCTACGTCTCGAGTGAGGAGTTCACCAACGACTTCATCAACTCGATCGCGAACAACCGTGGCGCCGCTTTCCAGGCCAGGTACCGCGACGTCGACATCCTCCTGATCGACGACATCCAGTTCCTGCAGGGGCGGGCCGAGACGCAGGAAGCCTTCTTCCACACCTTCAACACGCTGCACGATCACAACAAGCAGGTCGTCATCACCAGCGACGTCGCCCCGAAGCATCTCACCGGCTTCGAGGATCGGATGCGGAGCCGCTTCGAATGGGGTCTGATCACCGACGTGCAGGCTCCCGACCTGGAGACACGCATCGCGATCCTCCGGAAGAAGGCGCAGAGCGAGGCGCTGCACATCCCCGACGAGGTCCTCGAGTACATCGCGACCGTGGTCTCGTCGAACATCCGTGAGCTCGAAGGAGCCCTCATCCGGGTGTCCGCCTTCGCAAGCCTGAATCGATCGGCACTCGACATCTCGCTGGCCCAGACCGTGCTCCGCGACATCATCGACACGGCCGAGGACAACATCATCTCGCCGACGGACATCATCACGGCCACGGCGCAGTACTTCAAGCTCACGGTCGACGACCTCTACGGTTCCAGCAGATCGCAGCAGATCGCCACCGCCCGACAGATCGCCATGTACCTCTGTCGGGAACGCACCAGCCTGTCCCTCCCGAAGATCGGTCAGCTCTTCGGCAACCGTGACCACACGACCGTCATGTACGCGTACAAGAAGATCAGCGAGCTCATGAAGGAGCGACGTTCGATCTACAACCAGGTCACCGAGATCACCACGCAGCTCGGGCGTCGCTGACGCCGCGACACGCGGGTATGAGGGGGACTCGGCATCCGAAGGGGTGCTGGGTCCCCCTTTTCGCGTCCTGACAGGCATTCCCGGCGCCGGATAGATGCCTCTATGCACATGTGGATAACTTGTGGATGACTGTCAGTCTGATCGGGACGAATGTGGGTCAATCGATCAAACCTGTGGATAACTATGGGGGAGCCTCCCCACCCGTAGTCGGCCCCAGCCCGCGGATTCCTCAGGGATTCCACAACTGACAAGCGTGTAGTTCCTTACTCGCTCTTGCTATCCACCGAGTTATCCACAGTATCCACAGCTGTTAACACCGTTAAGGAGTTAAGTCTTTCAAGGCGCGATCCCATCACCAGACGGTGGGGAGAACCGTCGAACGAACGACAAGAACTCCGGCGTAGGGATCCGGGCGAACAGGGGGCTAGCATGGGAAGCCCTGCACCGGCAGGGCCGACGACAACGCGTCACAGTTCGACGACAAGGGAGCACCAGTGAGGTTTCAGGTCAACCGCGATGTCTTCAGCGAGGCTGTCTCGTTCGTCGTCAAGCTTCTGCCGCAGCGCAACCCGCAGCCGATCCTGGCCGGTGTGCTGATCGAGGCGGACGGTTCCGGACTCACACTTTCGGCTTTCGACTACGAGGCCTCCGCACGGACGACGATCGAAGCCACCGTCGAGACCCCGGGCACGATCCTCGTGCACGGTCGACTTCTCTCCGACATCGCCAGCCGGCTTCCGAACGCTCCGATCGAGATCGCTGTCGAAGAAGACGGTGGCATCACCGTCACCTGCGGCTCCGCCCGGTTCACCCTCGCGGCCATGCCCGTCGAGGAATACCCGTCGATCCCCGAGGTGAGCGGGTCTTCGGGTGTCGTTCCTGCCGATGACTTCGGTACGGCGATCTCGCAGGTCGGATTCGCGGCTTCCCGCGACGACGTGACCCCGGTGCTGACCGGCGTGCAGCTCGAGGTGTCGGGTCACAGCCTCAGCCTCGTCGCGACCGACCGTTACCGGGTCTCTCTCCGTGACGTTCCGTGGGACGGGGAATCCGTCGAGGCGACCGCACTGGTTCCGGCACGTACGCTGCTCGAGGTCGGAAAGACCTTCGGCCACGCCGGCACCATCCAGATCGCTTTCTCCGGAGCAGGGGACCGCGAGATCATCGCGTTCACCGCCGGCAACAAGACGGTCACATCGCTGCTGATCAAGGGCAACTTCCCGCCGGTCCGCCGCCTCTTCCCCGAGCAGACCGACCACTACGCGGTCGTGAACACCGCTGATCTCGTCGAGGCCGTCCGGCGTGTGTCGCTCGTGCTCGACCGTGCCGCGCCGCTTCGCTTCACGTTCTCGAACGACAGTGTGACGATGGATGCTTCGGGCAGCGAGCACGCCAGGGCTTCCGAGTCCGTCGACGCGATTCTCTCGGGCGGCGACGAAGTCACGCTCGGCCTGAACCCGCAGTATCTGATCGAGGCTCTCGGTGCGGTGAAGAGCGAGTTCGTCCGCGTGACCTTCACGTCGAGCGACAACGCCAACAAGCTCAGCCCGGTGCTCATCACGAGCCAGACTTCGGTCGATCAGGCCGGTCTCGATTCGTTCAAGTACCTTCTTCAGCCGAACCTCCTCCTGCGCTGATCCTGAGGTTTTCGACCGTTACCTGTCGGAAACAGCAACGCTCGGAAC is a genomic window of Microbacterium maritypicum containing:
- the dnaN gene encoding DNA polymerase III subunit beta: MRFQVNRDVFSEAVSFVVKLLPQRNPQPILAGVLIEADGSGLTLSAFDYEASARTTIEATVETPGTILVHGRLLSDIASRLPNAPIEIAVEEDGGITVTCGSARFTLAAMPVEEYPSIPEVSGSSGVVPADDFGTAISQVGFAASRDDVTPVLTGVQLEVSGHSLSLVATDRYRVSLRDVPWDGESVEATALVPARTLLEVGKTFGHAGTIQIAFSGAGDREIIAFTAGNKTVTSLLIKGNFPPVRRLFPEQTDHYAVVNTADLVEAVRRVSLVLDRAAPLRFTFSNDSVTMDASGSEHARASESVDAILSGGDEVTLGLNPQYLIEALGAVKSEFVRVTFTSSDNANKLSPVLITSQTSVDQAGLDSFKYLLQPNLLLR
- the dnaA gene encoding chromosomal replication initiator protein DnaA, coding for MSATLYLEVPNDLTAAQINKRLRLPIMEALSHIGEEVTSYRVVVNHELAEQQAAPIAVGDFGRHEQVRVESPMEQPTQLRHESRLNPKYTFDNFVIGQSNRFAHAAAVAVAEAPAKAYNPLFIYGDSGLGKTHLLHAIGDYAQSLYAGVKVRYVSSEEFTNDFINSIANNRGAAFQARYRDVDILLIDDIQFLQGRAETQEAFFHTFNTLHDHNKQVVITSDVAPKHLTGFEDRMRSRFEWGLITDVQAPDLETRIAILRKKAQSEALHIPDEVLEYIATVVSSNIRELEGALIRVSAFASLNRSALDISLAQTVLRDIIDTAEDNIISPTDIITATAQYFKLTVDDLYGSSRSQQIATARQIAMYLCRERTSLSLPKIGQLFGNRDHTTVMYAYKKISELMKERRSIYNQVTEITTQLGRR